The Oscillospiraceae bacterium genome contains a region encoding:
- a CDS encoding N-acetyltransferase has protein sequence MEIRYIRPEDDRMAISKIYEDSWKYAYKGIIPQDYLDAIPKGRWVSNLDNPDIKTLICIDHGRIVGTSSFCKSRFEQFGDWGEVISIYLLPDYMGKGYGKLLLEAVIKELMKLGYRDVFLWVLEDNIRAKHFYERFGFSLADDNLNDNIGGKDLKEIRYVYKNDKPEFIGLHLSNQ, from the coding sequence ATGGAAATTCGATATATAAGACCTGAAGATGACAGAATGGCAATAAGCAAGATATATGAAGATAGCTGGAAATATGCATATAAAGGAATTATACCACAAGACTATCTTGATGCCATTCCCAAGGGGCGCTGGGTGTCAAATTTGGATAATCCTGATATAAAAACATTGATTTGTATTGATCACGGCAGAATCGTAGGAACAAGCAGTTTTTGCAAATCACGGTTTGAACAGTTTGGTGATTGGGGTGAAGTTATTTCGATCTATCTGCTTCCAGATTACATGGGTAAAGGATATGGGAAGCTTCTTTTAGAGGCAGTTATAAAGGAATTAATGAAGCTGGGATATAGAGATGTCTTTCTATGGGTTCTTGAAGATAATATTAGAGCAAAACATTTTTATGAAAGGTTTGGATTCTCTCTGGCGGATGACAATTTAAATGATAATATCGGGGGCAAAGATTTAAAAGAAATCCGATATGTCTACAAAAATGATAAACCCGAATTTATCGGGCTTCATCTATCAAATCAATAA